TACGCCAGCGCCATCGCCATGGTAACCTTTCTCCTGATCCTGGTCCTCACCCTGATCCAAAGGCGGGTTTTGGAGAGGCGGGTGAACTATGAGATTTAGGCCCGGTGCCCTCTTCGTCCACCTGCTCCTCCTCCTTGGGGGGCTCATCATGGCCTTCCCCTTCTACTGGATGCTGGCCACCAGCCTAAAAAGCCCCCAGGAGGCCTTGCAGGCCAAGCCCATCTGGGTTCCGGAGCGCATGAAGCCCAGCAACTGGCTTAAGGCGGCCCGGCTGGGGGATAGCCCCCTTTGGGGGGGATTGGCGCCTGGAAGAAGCGTGGAGCTGGTTTTTCCTGGGAAGGAGGGGCCTCCGCCCAGGGCCCTGATTCCCCGCACCCCCGGGGCCTTCTTTGACCCCCGGGCGGAGGGCACCCGGGTGGAGGTGGTTTACCGGGAAGGGGCTTGGCGGGTACGGCTGACCAACACCACGGAGGAAGCCTTTCCCTCTTTGCCCCTGGTGGTTCTCTGGCCTAAGGAGGTTCCTCTGCAGGCTCCCTTGCCGCCCGATGCTATCCGTTCCCAAGGGGAGCACTGGCGGCTGGAGTGGGTGAACGCGGTGCCCGGGGCCTTGGGCTATCTTTTCCACAACTACCTCGAGGCCTGGCACGCTGCCCCCTGGGGGCGCTACTTCTTCAATAGCTTCTTCACCGCTTTGACCCAGGTGGCGGTGGGGCTTTTCCTGGCAGCCCTGGCGGCTTTTGCCTTGGCCCGCATTCCCTTTCCTGGCAAGGAGGCGGTGTTCGTCCTGATCCTAGCCACCATGATGGTGCCGGGGGAGGTGCTCCTCATCCCCAACTACGTGCTTCTGGCCAGGCTGGGCTGGCTGGACACCTACTATGCCCTTATCGTGCCCTGGCTGGCCTCGGTGTTTGGCATCTTCCTCCTCCGGCAGTTCTACCTTTCCTTGCCCCAGGATCTTTTTGATGCCGCCCGGATCGACGGGGCGGGGTACCTGACCCAGCTTTTCCGCATCGCCTTGCCCTTAAGCCTCCCTGGCCTGGTGTCCTATGGCATCTTCACCTTCCTGGGGGCCTATAACGCCCTCCTTTGGCCCCTTATCGTCACCCAAAGCCCGGAGATGCGTACGGTGCAGCTGGGCTTGCAGGCCTTTGTTTCCGAGGCGGGGTCGGACTATGGCGCCTTGATGGCGGCCAGCACCTTTGTGGTCCTTCCCGTGATCCTGGGCTACTTCTTCGCCCAGCGCCAGTTCATCCAGGGGATCGCCCGCTCGGGGCTCAAGTAGCCTGACCTTGGCCTGACAGGGCAGGGAGTATACTCTCCCTGGAGGTTTTGGGTATGCGCAAAGCGCTTTTGCTGGCGGCGGTTTTGGGGCTGGCCTTGGCCCAGCAGGCCAAGCCCGAGGAGGTTATCAAGGAGCAGTGCGCCAAGGCCAAGGTGGTGGCGGAGCTCTGGCACGGCTTCACCGGCGGGGCGCCCAAGGCCGCTTTGGAGAACCTGGCGGTGGAGTTCAACAAGACCCAGCAGGGCCGGTGCGT
This sequence is a window from Thermus neutrinimicus. Protein-coding genes within it:
- a CDS encoding carbohydrate ABC transporter permease, with the translated sequence MRFRPGALFVHLLLLLGGLIMAFPFYWMLATSLKSPQEALQAKPIWVPERMKPSNWLKAARLGDSPLWGGLAPGRSVELVFPGKEGPPPRALIPRTPGAFFDPRAEGTRVEVVYREGAWRVRLTNTTEEAFPSLPLVVLWPKEVPLQAPLPPDAIRSQGEHWRLEWVNAVPGALGYLFHNYLEAWHAAPWGRYFFNSFFTALTQVAVGLFLAALAAFALARIPFPGKEAVFVLILATMMVPGEVLLIPNYVLLARLGWLDTYYALIVPWLASVFGIFLLRQFYLSLPQDLFDAARIDGAGYLTQLFRIALPLSLPGLVSYGIFTFLGAYNALLWPLIVTQSPEMRTVQLGLQAFVSEAGSDYGALMAASTFVVLPVILGYFFAQRQFIQGIARSGLK